The region CATTTTTACTTTTGTTCTAATTTAACTGTATGACTCAGAGTAAGGGTACATCTATAGAGCCAGCCACTGATCCAAAAAGAATTAACCACCGAAATTGTCGACAATAACAACAACACCAGATGCAAAATAACCCACCCACTGCGGTTAACCATTCACTAAGTAAGGTTCCGCAAAATAGGATTGTTTCCGAATTGCATTAACAAATTACTATGCAAAACTCTCTTCCactttatatgttttaattatgttttattgtttGATCATTCCTTTGTCTGAACACATATTTGGATAGTCAGGGTGAACTTATAGCAAATTAACGTGTTTTTTAACAATTCTATCATTACATTGTCTAATGTTAAAGCTTTACTTTACAATAGTaagtgttttatttctttatcttttcttttcaaactaTAAACATACACATAAGAAAGAAGACTAGTATAAAAAGAATAGATTTAATGTCTAAAACTATATTTTTGCCTGTAAAACATTTTGTTTGTGTTAGAGTTTTGGGGAGAAAAAAACATTATTTGTATTAGTTGTGTTGGATTTTTTggtttattgttattattattattgtaatttatattttattttagttatgtttatatatattaacaaagatacttatgttttaatattaatttgtataaaatataaaatttcagtTGCAAACATCCGAGTTAaggtaatttattttaatattttttttgtttagttggtgattaatattattatgtagatattttatttaaataaaacaaactatttacgaaaatgggttgtgctaaatattattatgtgaaaattttattgttttaaaatgatATGTTCATTCAATTTTGTTTGTGCGAATATTGAAATGGGTTAATTGATTAGAGCAATCGATCACACTGTAATGATGATTAATGTGTAGGTAAAAACAATTGCTACTTGTTATTAATaggtatttttataaatttgcacgttattatttttttggttagCATATTTAACTAATATGGTAACTTGTTATGGACAGGGTGAGTACCATGTCTTGAGGTGCGTGTCCATGGTTCAAGTTACTTACTAGACAAACGTATTTTTTCATATTTGGATGCCATAGGATTAAGAATAGCAACATTAATTAGGATGTTTGAGTTTAGGGTCAACTTGATGTCGACCTTTTTTGAGAGGTGGCGCTCGGAGACTCACTTTTTATTTTGtcgagtatgactcctattttagttaaatttgagaaataatctttcagttaaactctgtttatttgtttcaatcaaactctgattagtctagattattttattattatttgacctatgaatttagcctatgaataggctcttttacaaccttagaaaatacactcattagagattagaactcataacacatttaaagaattttgtgtttatgttttgagggttctttattttcgggtttttagggtttaatttttatctccatcttttgtactcttcgttcttttgccattatagtaaaattatctttgcttgtggttttttttattctctttagatgggtttttctacgttaaatttttgtgttcaatttctcaatttattccgctatttttttacttgtttctTAATCAGGTCGATTCCAAcaagtagtatcagagctagttcaatttttataGATCAGCCCCTTTAGAGATGataacaacaaggtttgaaattgagaagttcgatggtgagaaaaatttcaatttgtgacaagttcggatgatgacaattctagtttaaaccggcttgaaaaaggttgttaccgggaaaaaagcctgagaattaaaataaaatagaatggtaagagcttgatgaaaagatattgtctacaatccagttgtgcctcgcgaatacgatattgtaggaggtattgatggagaaaacctcatccgccttgtggaaaaaggttagaaactctttatgcgactaagtctctagccaaccgtttagtgttgaaacaacgtctatttacgtttcgcatgaacaaaggtgagcttcttagatatcacatcagtcaattcattactcttttaaatgatttaaagaacgttgaggttcatattgacgatgaagatcaggctatgttATTATTATGCTCTTTACCCCTTTTTATACAaatctttcagggagaccctgatttatggcagagacaaactctagtttgaagatgtgaagggtcatttgttgactAAAGACAAACTCgataatgagtttggtttggatagcaaggcagataggcaagcttccgttttggtagcatcaaagaaacgagacaaaaggtgtcgctactgtaaaaagttaggtcacgtcaaagtagattgttataaactgcgaaataaaagagcagttgagagtaacgaggaagatgtagctgatgCTAATTTGACCAaggaaagcggtgatgatttttttttagtgtcaacgagcgataactccaagctcacgccCGAGTGGaacctagattcgggatgttctttctgcatgtgtcccaatagagaatggttctccacatacagttcagttgaagttggagttgtgcacatgggaaatgATTCATCTGTGAGGTAATtgatattggtactgttaaaattaggatacacgatgggacgattaggacactctcagatgtcaggtatgtacctgatttacgaaagaatttcatctccttgagtattttaaacttgaaaggatgcaaaatcaacatcgagtcgagtgacattaaagtatctcgtggagctctcgttgaaaagttagggcactatgttcgtgaaaatcagacttgggttagttttaatttggcagtgtacaagtcgaaggctagaagtcttctagttTCTAAGCACATATTCGACTCAATTAATTCTATGCATAGTTCAAGATACGCCCGTGGTGGGCTTTGGCAAATATGACattgtgaaaatatgagtcaaggtggagatttgttgagtatgactccaatttcagtcaaatttgagaaataatctttcagttaaactctgtttatttgttttaatgaaactctaattagtctagattattttattattatttgacctatgaatttaacctataaataggcttttttacaaccttagaaaatacacacattagagattagaactcataaaacatttagagaattttgtgtttacgttttgagggttctttactcttcgttcttttgccattatagtaaaattatctttgcccgtggttttttatcgtCTTGAGAGgggtttttttatgttaaatttgtgtgttcaatttctcaatttatttcgctatttttttagttgttgcttaatcgggtcgatcccaacATATTTGTTGTGCGGGGAATGCACCATCACCTTACAAGATGTTGAATTGCAACTTGGGCTCCGAGTTGAGGGTGTTGCAATCACGAGTTCAAGTAAAGTAATCAAACTTGCATCGGTTTGCTATCAATTGCTTGGGCAATCACTGGGTGATAGTGTTGCTAAAtttactagtttaaaattttcttagcacaagcaaaattttgaaattttatcgaGTACTGTCATTAAGTGAGAAAAGATGTGCACTGTTTGGGCGTATATAATGGAGCTGATAGGGGGTACTCATGTCGGACTCATGCAATAATAACGTCCACCTAATGTACTTGCCTATGTTGGAAGAGTTTCTAGTTGTCTATTCGTATAGTTGGGGTTCAACAATATTAGCAATGTTGTACCATGAGCTTTATCGGGCAATAAAGCATAATACACAAGATATAGACAAGTGCTTGCTACTGTTGCAACCTTGGGCACTATATAGGATGTCATTTCTGACATCACTGAGTCATCAACAATATGTTTCCCacatgtaaataagtaaaaaaattaaaacatcgatcaaaatttttttttatgaaaattttatctaaTAATTTTGTGTTCTTTCCAAATAGTGTACTTGTTTGGGGATTGGAAAGTCTGAAACCCTTATTGTGTATAGACAAATGATTGAGGCATATGCTGGAGAGGAGgtaaatttgtttcaaaataaaattatattaatgttatgtaattaatttagttatattATTTTACTCATGTCATtataattatgttattaattGTGTAGTTCGTGTGGATGTCATATGTTGCATCACACGTTGCGGGTGTAATTTCTCAGTCAGTTTACTACCATTCATACATTTGGTGCATTAATGCACTCGTTCTGAATTTTTCAACCATTAAGTGGTGCAACGGGGATTGGGTTCTGCGAAAATTCAAATGTAAGTAAGATGTTTTGGATGTTTTAGTCAACTTCAACAATGTCCACGACATTAATAAGAGGGGAAATATGCAAAGAATTGGACATTGGATCATCAACAGTGGATCATAATGTGGAATCCCTGGATAGACTCTCGTATAGGGGATTTCACGCCCTCGGTCCACTACAATGATGGTATATGGAAAATGGGTTATTATAGGATTTGCGTATATTTCACATACAACCAGGTTCCATCAACTTGCATAATAGACTTATACTGGGGAAAAGTCTTAAATCATGGATCAAATGTCCAGAAGAAGAGGTGGAAAACTAttttccctagacctagttggTCATCCAAGCTATAAGTAGGTAGTGCCTGCAAGTCAACCAGAGTTCTTGACACGTACTCCTGTATTGCGGCTAACCACCCCTGAAATTCATTATACGGTGTATCTCAAGCACTGTACAACTATTCCATCACCATCTATTTAGCCTACCATGATTTCCTATATGATACTTTGTACTGAAACTAAAATTGCATGTTGGCAATTAAGACCAATAGAAGAACAATGGGCATCTCTTTCACCAGTGGCATGGTGCAGTTATAGATTTTTTTCGAGTCAAGTTTCCCATGATCTTGCATCATGCTTGCAACAATACATGTATGAGGCCCTACATATTTTCGAATCTCTCACAATTGTGACCTCAGCATCAATGTATCTCGTACTCTCCAGTTGCAATCTTTTACAAACCTCCAACACTCCCTGATATATACTGTTAGTTTAGATACAACAACTTTGTAATCCACCAACACTCTCATGCTATACTTCTTGATGACAGCTGCACATTCCTCCTTATTTGGGTATTATCGACCTATAGCGAACTCTTCTGATTCTGGATTTAGTGCCAACTTGTGGGAAGGTATTATATCTAGGTATTCTGGGGAACTCAGATGCATGCACAACATTGGGATCTATGTTCAGCATATAAGTTGAAGGATCATTCCGTATAAGAATGCCACCAGTCGAGTTACTAAGTAGAGGGGCATATACATTATCATCATTGCCTGCATTATTGTCATCAATATCATCCGAAACCTCATCAAGATTAGGGTCACTAAAATGCTCATATTGGCAATTGGAATGATCATCATTATCGGGTCCTTCATCATCATTTGCATCCATAACAATCACCAATGGATGTATCTATAAATGAGGACCTAGATTAGGATTATTATACATAATAGGATCATTGTGTGGATTGTCGCTCGATGTCACTCCATAATTGCATAGTTCTACCAATCCAACATTCAGATTAAAATCAAACCCGTGTATAGAAGATCGCCTATCCACAAACGCTCTTGGAACCTTTATATACAAGTCATGAACTCCACATTGTTGATTTAATGGAGTGACATTTTGTATCGACTCAACATCAACTAAATCAGTGAACAATTCAATTGTTTCAACTTACCAAACGAGCAAGATAGTTTGATCATAGTCTCTACGTCATCATCCTCTTCAAGTTCCATTTCCCTATATTTGCATGGATTTGACGAAACTAAAAATGTAGAATAGTCTAGACATCCTCCCACAACGTCGAGTGATTTACGCACTAATCTTTTGTTTGACTCTATCAAGTGTTACACTCTTGTTAATGTCATTCCTATTTGGTGGCGTGATTCAAATATAGAATCAACTTCCGTTTGGAAAATTACCCTAATGAAATGGATGTATAGGAGGAATtgattattcattttcaatactGTATCTGTGaagcaaattaaaaataaaaattcataccATTTTAAAGCAATAAAAAACTTTATATTAAACAATAAAACTTGCCTCTCATACTATTAATTATCTATATATAGTCACATGattatacataataaaaaaataaaataaattacaattgTAACACAATAACATACATCTATAAAAACTATGAAAACAAGATTGCCTACCTATGCATCCAGCATGTgtactttattattttatggtaAAGAAAAATGGAAATGTAAAAGTATAATCGTGAAAATTACTAATAAGAAAAAGAGTTTTCCTTCTGTTTTTACTATCAaagaattattataatttaatatgtttgtttgtattctttaattttaaataatgtatataaaGCTTACATCTATAAGTTATTTTATAtcactatttatatatttttacagtGGTTGATTCTAACATTCAACTTAAAATGTTTACCCTATATTTCACTATCAAAAGaaatcaatttcataattttgacttttcatgctcaacaaaataaaatatatttgaatgacaATTTTAAATGGGTTAATATATTTGGAGCTTCTTAAACTTGACAACTTATATTTATTTGATACCAAGTTGATTTATGATTTctaaatttaggtaccaaatggATACAAGTTGCCGAGTTCATATGTCTCCGTATctctaaataaatttcataaatttgattttcataattaacgaaaataatatatataatattgagaCATGAGGAAAATGTGGAAAAATGAAACATTCATTTACTTCAAAAGGTCGTATTGTTTTGGGGAGAGGTAGAAAATGACATAAATATAGAAATTTCAAAGGTAAAGTCCAACTTAAGAAGCCAAACAAACTGACCTGCGagggaaattaattaaaaataatcaccATCGTGATGAAGATGGAGTTTGAGTTTTTTAACAACCATAATTTATTTAGGGTAAACTCTCCctaaatattttaatcacttaactTTTAAAACTTACATAATTTAGCCCTTCAactataactaaaatatcattttgatactttcaaatttaaagggtaaattacTTGTCACCTAAGTTTTGATgtgttcctattttggtcacttactttttttttttgctaatttaTTGACTTCCGTTAGATTAATTGTCATTTTtagtcactctaccgttaaaatGCCTTGGTCACTGAATGAAAGCTGATGTGGCAGtcttttgattgatataataacaaatttagcccttaacattttacatattctatcaagtTGGGTCTAATTCtagaaaaattcaataaatttaaccctcaatgtttGCACATTTGTCAATTTAGTTCAAATTCAaaaactttataattttaaaaacttgaaaaaatatataatttattatgaaaagacaaaaaatataaaatattaaaaaatatataacattatataaaGGTTTAATTGTcatttggtcctaattctaaaaaattcgaaaaaatataattaggatattaaacaatataaaacattggaaaaaatcaatcaaaacccAAAATCGAAGTAAGTAAAGTTTCCTTAGTTATAATTCAAAACCATGAAAGCTCACAAAATGCTCCTACATTTGATATATTCAACTGCACAACATTGCgattaaaaaattacaagaaaaaaaattcaaaattttctttcctaTTACCAAATTTTTTGGTCAACCAAACAAAAGAGAGAAACTTTGTAAAACAACACTCATCCCTTCATCTTTAGGCTTCCCATTGTTCTCATACTCCTACCAAACCTTACAATCTCAAATATCATATCAAATCCATACCCAACTTTACCAGACCTAAAAATCCATCATCACTTCGTCATCAGCGCATTCATCATTAAACTCACACCCaaacttagtttctttttttatttattttttatttataaaaacgaTCATGAAACACCATTTAGCCTTAAGCATTTAAATCCCTCAAAGCCCTGCACTTTGCCACCAAAATAGAGCCTGAGATGTTTCTATAAGTAAAGGCTTTCTTATTTGAATCCCTCAACCAACTCTTTGATCATGGTGATGGTTGAATTTGGTAGTGATTGATTCAAAaaagttaattcaaatgattcgtTTTGCTTGGTGGGGTTTAAAGATGAAAAGGAAATATTGGTTCAAAAAATttacgtttggttcgctgtaatgtaatagaggtgtaatggaatagaggcataatagtaattcagttgtttggttgaatggaatggaatagaaatgtaatagtattcttgtgtttgattgaatggaatgatgttgtaatagcataaggaaaaaaagtaaaatgactagaatacccctagcagaattttttttaggtagatgattattgttattgttattaaattttaataagattattaatataaataataaataatttaatcatattttaacataattattattaaatataatttaataaaatatataatttaataaaattcttaatattaaatattcttatatgaatttactaaaatcataatatataatactataaaaaacttgaaattcatttctttatcaatcacccaaaaaagaaaagaaaagaatgtgtttttgtggatttgattaattgatgacttaataattattattaaaaaaacccATTTGATTAATATAGTGTGTTAAatatcttcctttttttttaaaaaaaaaacatgatttgtttgtagcattttacttttttttttgtttcgtttGTTGAGATAATTTTTGTAGTGTTAATTAtaattgaacaaaattaaaaaagaattaaaaaagaattaaaaaataaactccATCAAACTTGTGAGCCATGCAAACTCCATCAAATTCTATTAGTACAAGACTCTTGGAATTCTACAATAACAAACACAATGATACTATTTATTTTGTTACAAGAAAATTGAACAGAAAAGATCTCTGCttggaaatgaaaataatttagatGTAGATATTCAAACTCCAAATCTACTTGATAACACATAGTAcatactgaaaaaaaaaaaatcaaggactAATTGATCTTTAGGAAGAAGCTCTAGGTAAAGCACATTCTACATTATTAGATTTGTTCCCACAGCAATATCGGTATATTGAGACATAGATCCATCATCCGTTTGAGCAGATATTTTACAATCTGAACTGCACTTTATATTTACAGAGCTTTATGTATAGAGAAGCTACTAATTCAAAGTTCATTCGATGCTTACTcccagtcagcatcaaagaaaccAGCATCTTTCATCTCTGAGTAGTACACATTCTCTAAATGCATGTCTTCCTCCTGCATTCATTAAAAGATATTTTGGCCACGCTTACATGTTATAAATATGtgctaaaaatcaattaaacagaTGCATTTTTTACtatgaatatgaaaataaattattaccTTAAAAAAATCTGCTAGAAAAGTAATATACAGAAGAGGAAGGTAAAAGGCATGGTAGCAAATGATTGTGGCGCTGTACAACCTGTAAATGTGTTCTGTACACCTCTTTAGAAAACCGTTTAAAAAGGAACATAATatactaatataaataatatttggaTTATAAATTGGCTACAAGCTTGTATTTACCAAAACCCAAAGCTAGCTCCATTTCCAGTTAGTGCACAAGCAAACAGTTCTAGTGCATTCAAGATGAACATACCAGGTTACCTTTCTCTCCACTTGGAATGGTATATAAACAGTATGGAGCCATAAATAGCAATCAGCACTAGCCTGTGAACAACCCACAGACCCCATTTTATCTGACGTGGATGTTCGAACTTGTCAATGAACAAGGGCACACCGAATCCAAATCTCTAATTCACTTTCAGGAAAGGCAATAATAACAATAGAGATTACATGCTATTGGAAATTTAAAAGCCAAAGCAACATGGCCTGAGCATAATCACTCCCAGACTACTACAGCAACTGAACAAATCAGAGCAGAGCTAATGTGCTAAAAACGAGTTGCAAGTTCTCCATGAATAACATTTAATTACACGAATGGCAGAGAAGTCTACAAGAGAAGAAGAAGACGTAAGAAAATTCCAGCACATAGTATATATCACGAAAGGAAGTGGTTGTTCAAAATAACAAGTTGAGTCAATTAAGCTTAATTCCAAAACACAAGTGGCCAAATTCCTtgcactttcttttttttttctttctaaatcaACTGTCTCAACAAAGATCACATGCAAGAAAGGAGTTAAAACTAGAAGTAGAAGTAAAAGGGTACAAAGCATATTATGATTCCACATAAAAGTTCAGCTCCAACGGAAGAATGAACAAACTTCAATCCAGAATCTAAGAATTCAACTTTCAGGTAAGTATTTTTCCTTACATTTCGAGAATCATAGTCACTCATTCAAATCAAATATGTTTCAGAACACATATGTCAGATTCGTATAATTTAGGAGAAATGAAAAAGCTTCAACAACAAAGATTTTATGCGAAGTAgatatagaatttaaaaaaaaaaaccacataCCTCGTGTTGCAACCGCCATTTCTCACTTGCTCGTCCGCAAAGCATCTGgtattacaaaaaaaatgaaataaaaaatttaaaaataattaaaaaacacagTGAAACATAACTAACAGAGGAAGTGAGCAATTAGAGAATGACCGCAAAACgcgggaaaaagaaaaaaagagcaaGAAAGCAACGATGGAATCAAATCTAAAATACCTTTGGGAGATGTTTTCTTCTTGAAGATCTTCAAAATGAGATTTAACTTCACTGGTTTATCcttcaaaaacaaacaaaaaccctAAGAAACCAATATCAATATGAGAGAAATAGCACTTCCAGTGAGGGAGAGACCTGTGCATGAAAAAAGAGGGAGACGGTTGGAAGGAAATgggaagaagaatgaaaaaaagaagaagatgctTCAGACGAATTGCACCCTCATCTAAACCAACTCCATAAAATgagaagaagaagcagaaatcgATGGAAGGGAAAGGGAAATTACCTCTGGAAGGGAAACGTGGGAGAATCGA is a window of Gossypium hirsutum isolate 1008001.06 chromosome D08, Gossypium_hirsutum_v2.1, whole genome shotgun sequence DNA encoding:
- the LOC107945991 gene encoding protein CANDIDATE G-PROTEIN COUPLED RECEPTOR 2, whose protein sequence is MLCGRASEKWRLQHEASADCYLWLHTVYIPFQVERKVTWLYSATIICYHAFYLPLLYITFLADFFKEEDMHLENVYYSEMKDAGFFDADWE